ccctagTCAAGTTAGCTACCTTTCAGATAGActttagaaaatgaaaggaaaaaaaaatctatctcaaGCCTCAAAAGGCTTAGATTTGAACACTAACTGAGCCATTTACTGCTTAGTTTCTGGCAAGTCGCTGAGCCTCTGAGAGACTGGCTTCCTGTCCGTCAGAGGGGTCTGTCACAGCCTCCATCAGAGAgactgttgtggggattaaacaAGATGGCAGACGTGACGCTGGGAAATGTACTGGTCAGACATCCAACCAACGTCTGCTTCTTGCCGTCGGCCTATGTAAAGGGCAGACTTCCCACTTTGTTTCTCGGAGAACTAATGCGTTACTTGTCTTCCTTCCTGACCCAGGTGCTCACCATGCCTACCAGCTTCCCTGAATCAAGTTTCGAAACCTTGACGTATGATGACTTTGCTGAAGCCTGTGATATGGGGGACATCGTGGCCTTTGGAAAAGTCTTCCTGGCCGTGCTCTACTCCGTTGTCTTTGCCTGTGGCCTGGTGGGAAACCTGCTGGTGGTGTTTGCCCTCACCAACAGCCGGAAGCCTAAGAGCATCACCGACATTTACCTCCTGAACCTGGCCTTGTCCGACCTGCTCTTTGTAGCCACCTTGCCCTTCTGGACTCACTATCTGATAAACGAGCAAGGCCTTCACAACAGCACGTGCAAACTCACCACTGCCTTCTTCTTTGTCGGGTTTTTTGGAGGCATAttcttcatcaccatcatcagcaTTGACAGGTACCTGGCCATCGTCCTGGCCGCCAACTCCATGAACAACCGGACCGTGCAGCATGGTGTCATCATCAGCCTCGGTGTCTGGGCAGCAGCCATCCTGGTGGCCACACCCCAGTTCATGTTCACCAAACGAATAGAAAACGAGTGCTTCAGTGACTACCCTGAGGTCCTGCAGGATATCTGGCCCGTGCTCTGTAACCTGGAAACAAATGTTCTCGGCTTCCTGCTCCCCCTGCTCATCATGAGTTACTGTTACTTCAGAATCATCCAGACACTGTTCTCATGCAAGAaccacaagaaaatgaaagccgTGAAGCTAATCCTTCTGGTGGTCatggtgtttttccttttctggacaCCCTACAACGTCATGATCTTCTTAGAGACGCTCAACCTCTTTGACTTCTTTCCCTCCTGTGCCATAAAGAGGGATCTGAGGTTGGCCCTCAGTATGACTGAGACAATCGCATTCACCCACTGTTGCCTCAATCCTCTTATCTATGCATTCGCTGGAGAGAAGTTCAGAAGATACCCTTATTACCTGTATCGGAAATGCCTGGCTGTCCTGTGTTGCCATCCCGGTCATGTcactttctccccctccctgtcTGAATCCCAAAGGAGCAGGAGGGAAAGTGTTCTCAGCAGCAATTTTACTCATTACACCAGTGATGGAGATGCATCCATCATTCTTTGAAGGGATCCCCGAAGCCCTGTCCTTCCAGCAGGCCGGGAGTTCCTAAGTCTGACACTGAATAACgaggacagatttttaaaatttcttacatgCAAGAAATGACGGACCCAATGTCCCCAAAACAAGAGGATTGTGCTCAAAATGTGAACAATAGGCACATCTCTTACTGTAAATATCTGGATTTTTGgtttacaaatgacaaaaattcAACTCAGACTAATTTAACCCGAAAGGAGGCGGTATCGTTCACTTTGTGGTGAGGGTAAGGGGGTGGCAAGTCCTCAGAGTGAGTGAAAACTAGAGCTGGAATCTAGCTAGGATTTCCTCTCTCTGACTCTCAAATATGAGTGGGGACAGAGCTCCCAGATTCATATATCACAGCTTTGTCCATCAGAGAGGGACTGAGACCCAGTCCCCTCTGGTCCCAAGGTCAAAACTCCCAGGGAAGGGCTGTGATTGGCAAAGTTTTTATCAAACGCTCATCCCTGGACCAGGCAGCGGTACCCACAGGGCAGGGATAAATAAGATAGCAGCTTCTGTTCAAACTTGTGGCTAGAGGTACAGGAAGATGTATTTCCAAGAAGCTAGCAGAGTGGGTGCTGCTTTGATCAGACAGAACAAGAGCTGTCCACCAACTTTACCATTTGTCTGGTCCAGCCTCCCTGCGATCATACCAGCCAGCACACACTGTCAGCCTCTTCTTCATTAAACCCCCTTCTGTCAGGTCCCTAAACCTACAATGGTTTCCTAGTACCCACTGCATCAAGTCCACGTTCAAATACCTGGCCTCTGAGAGCCTCCATCATGAGGTCCCACCAACAGATTCCCCAGTGCCTCTCCTTCCTAAAGGACTCCAGCCGCTCTGTCAGCCAGGTCTCTTCCACTCGGCCTCATGCATTGCCACCTGCCCCCGGGCCCAGGGAGATAAACAGGAGAAACACTGGCCCAAACTGAGAAGGCATGGTTTCCAATCCCAACTCTATCACTTGCCCCTTGGGTAATTTGGAGCCAGCTGAGCTTCAGGGTCCTCACCTGTAGAATGGAGATAAGAGCACTGTTCACATAGGAAGCACCCCTTCCAGCATGAGGAGCCAGCCTCCAACTCTTGCAGATCCCAACCCTCTCGTCTGGTTCCCAGACTTCAGCTCTTCCCCCACGTAGCACCGTGCTTCAGCGGTGCTGTTGACAGAGCTTGGAGGAGCCTCTCGGGCTCTGCTGCATGATGTAGCCCCGAAACAGAGGAGGCTGGTTCCTACGGTGGCTCTCAGTGGATGCTCCTAGATGCACAGATTGACAGTCCTCCCTGACCCAACCCTCCCAGACTGCCTGGATACCGCCTCCCAATCGCCTGGTGACAACCCCTGTCCATCTGGAGAGAACCTCCATCATTCATGCCACTGCCAGCCTGGAGAACCAGGGTCCCAGGAGAAGCTTCCTTTTCTCAGTAAACATTTGGAATGGTCTAAAACTTTAAAGCTTGAAAAACAACTGCAGTGATGCTAAAGAAGACGTCATCTGTGATCTACCCACACAATATTTTCATGCGCCCATTAGACATGGTTCACACCATCACGTGTTTCGAGTTGCAATCATAATATACAGTTATATCATctacttttttccctcttaacatGAGGCCACAAATaactctctctgtttctctaagTTTTGTAATGATCTCTGCCAGGTTGTGTACTCATCGAAGGCATCTGACTCATCGCTACATTTCTCACTCCTTGGCAGTCAGTATGTTTGTTTACCCAGTGAGAGAATGAATCATGTTCCATCGAGATCATGTCCTGTAATTTACTCTCCATTACCTTGTTAACAGACATTCTACTTGTTTCCAATATTtagcaaatacatattttaacagcaattttttctgtgtcatttcctttctcctcttcaattatttcctttggataaattccTTGCCATGAAGATAGCTGGGTCAAAGGGCACAGGCACTTTTTAGCTTTCGACACATACATGTGAAATTATGTGTATGTTATATGCAACATGGGAGCGCAGATCCAGAGCTGCTCCAGGGTGAGTGAGAACAGGCCTCTGCCCTCAACGCTCAAGCAGTGCTTAACATTTAAATGCAGAACTTAGAAGTTTTCAAAAAAGCATACTTGGCATTAACTGGTAACACAAGGGCAGTGACATCTGACCTGAGTCTTTAATGGTCTTGAGATACCTGACTTGAGCCTTAAGGCCTTAAGAGAAAAGCCTGAGAATATTGAAAGGCACTGGGAGCAGCGTGTGGAGAGGGAATCCCCTCAAACAGCCAATGGAGGAGGGCATTCTCAGGGGGTTCACAGTTTGCTGCACTATTACCCTGATTCTTGTTCCAACTGTTGAATCATAAAgcttttaattaaacttttagcTTCTTTCTGGACTcccaagaaaagaggaaaaaaatattttggcttgagaaacaaagaagagagaCAAACGCTTTCCTTTCTAGAATAAAATTAGATTTGTATCCTAagaaatgttcattcattcattttgctgAATAACACAGAATagagagaaaataaggaagttcACTGAAAACCCTTAGAAATGATGTTGTTATCTAAATAAAGGAAGGCACATTTGAAAAGGACAGTTGGTATTAAGGACACAACTGGATCACACCCACCACGGCTTGTGGGCTCTGGGCTTCCCAAAAGCAGAAGGAAActccaaaggcagagagagagcttTGACTGAGTCCCAACATATtaactctgtgactttgggcaaggtgTTTTGAcacctctgaggctcagtttcctcatctggagaagaagaataaaaatagtgCTCACATCCTAGGATTATTATGAGGATTTAGTAAGATTACCTCTACAAAGCTCACAGCAAAGCAAAGCAAGCTCAAGTAAATGTGCCAACTCTTCtgatccttttttgtttttattggattGAACCTTTCCTAGTGAGGAAACTCACACTGTCTTGCCCTTGCTGTCTTGCTTTTTCGGTCCCATAATCACAGAATTATGGGTGATCAGAGATAGCTGGATCCAAACCCACGCTTtgcaggaaagggaaaggaggcccagagagggtcagAGGCTAGCCCGAGATCACACAGTGAGTTCATGAAAGAGGGAGATCCTTTGACTCTCAGTctactgattctttcctcttcttgatAAAAATATAGACCAATCcctatggtgactatagttaacaatatgtgttgtatatttgaaagttgctaagagagtagattttaaaagttctcaccacacataAAATATTgtaactatgtgaagtgatggatgtgttaactaaccttattgtgataatcattttatacacatataaaattatatgtagaaaaccctaaagactccatcaaaaacctgttagaactaataaattcagtaaagttgcaggatacaaaatcaatacacaaaaatctgttgtgattctttacaaaataataaGCCATctggaagagaaattaagaaaacaattccatgaatagctgcatcaaaaagaatacaatacttaggaataaatttgccAAGCAGGTAATAGACCTGTGTATTGAAAACTACAAGatgctaatgaaagaaattgagacagacacaaataaatggaaagctattcCATGCTCAtatattggaagaattaatattgttaaaatgtctgcaCTATCTAGGCAATATATAGATTCAAAGTAATCCCTACCAAAGTTCCTTTTCACGAAATAAAACAAACTCCTagaatttgtatggaaccacaaaagaccctcaaatagccaaaacaatcttggaaaagagagacaaagctagaggcatcacgCTCCCTGACtttaaactatattacaaagtgaTAGTAGTTAAAACACTGTTgaattggcataaaaacagacacatagatcaatgcatcagaatagagagcccagaaataaactgacaTATATGTGGCCAATTaacaaagaagccaaaaatacacaatggtgtatttttgtctcttcaataaatggtgttagggaaactggacagctacatgcaaaataatgaaattggaccactatcttataccatgtgcaaaaattaactcaaaatggatgtatgacctgaaaccataaaactcctagaagaaaacaacaaGCAGTATGACTATGTGAAGACcctggcaatgattttttgaatctgacaacaaaagcaacaaaaacaaaaataaacaagtgatgacatcaaactaaaaagcttctgcacagcaaagggaaccattaacaaaatgaaaagtcaacctacTGACTAGGAGAAAGTAACTGCAAAttatacatctgataaggggctaatatccaaaatacagagaaaactcatacaactcaatagcaaacaagcaaaacctaaacaatctaatttttaaatgggcagaagatctgaatagacacaattctaaagaagacaaacagatagccaacaggtacatgaaaagacgctttaacatcattaatcatcagggaaatgcaaacaaaacccacaaatatTATCTTACACCTATTAGAAAAGGTGTTATCAAAAATACAAGAAGTTATCAAAAGacaaggtgttggcaaggatgtggagaaaagggaacccttgtgcgttggtggtgggaatgtaaactggtgcaacctctttggaaaacagtatagaagttcctcaaaaaattaaaactagagctaccatatgatatAGTGATTCCACTTCTGGCTAtttatctgaaaatttttttaaacaataattcaagaatacacacacacatatacacatgttcattgcagcatttacaatagccaagatatggaaacaacctaagtgtccattgatgaatgaatggataaagaaattgtggtaaatatacacagtggaatactatgcaatcatgaaaaagaatgaaatcctatCATTTGTGACACCATAGAcagaccttgagggcattgtgcGAAGTGGAATATGTCaagcagagaaatacaaacaCCATAccatctctcttatatgtggaatttaaacaacaacaacaacaacaacaacaacaacaacaaaaatgaagctCATAGATTCAGAGAACAGACGTGGTTGCAAGAGGTGGGGTTAAGGAGTGGGAGAAATGGatgaactttttaaatttttaaataaattgaattaaaaatttaaaaaacaaaaataaaatcactatgttgtacaccttaaacttatacaatgtcatatgtcaattatgtctcaataaaactgggggaaaagtACAGATCAGTCCTGCCTCTAAGAACAGAGAACATAGGGAGGTAATGGAAAAACCGCCAAAAGAGGATCTGCAGACAAATGATTTAGGCAGAAAGGAAAGTTCTACCCTCCAGAATGCAGAGTTTCACAGAATCAGTCTGCTCATGGTTGACAGGTGCAGCCTGGGTGGTTCAGCCTTTGACGACAGCTGTTCTGTGACATCAGTATCTCTAATGAAAGATGGTGAACAGACAGGGACCCACCAGCCAAGGGCACCAGAATTCCCAGAGGCAAATGCTATGGGCCGGCCCCAGCAGGACCTGGGTGGGTGGACCAAGCCTTAGGGAAAGAGGCCACTGCAGAGGGAAGGCCACATTCTGCGGCTGCCCTAGTGCTCCGGGAAATGCCGGGTCCCTTCCAAATAATCCTATTCACTTTAGGCTGATTCTGTGCTCATTAAATGACCATCTGAAGGAGAAGACGACTTCCCAGGGATCTTGCCATCAAGAAAGATGGAGAATACATGCTTTTGGTTACTGGGAAGCGCAATCATTCCTTATAATCCACTGCATTTGGCATGCCGATAGGGTCTGGTGGGCTTTTCATCATCCCTCTCCGTGGGACGCTCACTGTCCCTCAGGCCCAGTGGGAGAATTCTCCTCTGGCCTCAAAAGGCTGACAACCACACTGGGGAATTTGGCAACCTAACTCTGAGAGGTCCACCTTGGGTACCACCTGGCCCTTAGACGATGTCCCATTAGTGCCCTCAAAATTGGAGCAATCTGTCTCAACtcagaaacaaattttctttcccaCCTGCAACCCACTCTCCCAGCCCATGGGGACCACTTCAGTTTCAACAAGACCTGTAATACTGTTTGCTTAACTTACTGAGTTTGCAACTGCATTCTGGGCTACCCAAGAGCAGTATCATCCAAGAGCAACTGAGAGAAGTCAGTCTCTGCAAATGTGGAAACACCTGGTCTCTCTTCAAGATGCCCTCCATCCACAGGAGGGCCAAGATGTCTTCCTGAGGACATAAGGTGCCATGTCTCTATTTCTGTTATATGAGGCGTGCTGTTAGGCAACAAAGTTCCTCCACAGACACACCCTAGACAGCGCTAGAAACCACAGACACACTCAGCAGAAAAATTACTGTTTTACCCCATGACCCCTCATTTATTTGggtagaaacaaaaataaaatttcaatttgcatttctctgactacAAGGTAAGACTGTTCAGTTTTCAAAGTGCTTGTTCTATACTCTTTATGTCTTTTTCTGATTATCAAAGAGATGCACAGTCTtagaaaacaccaaaaataaagaaatgtataaaagttttaaattacacaATATTCCACTTCCTGTAGATAACCACTCTTTGACACTGAGGTAGTTTTCCACCATGTCTTTCTCTGCAGATacgatttttttaataaaaagatttgaGATCCTAAGGGTTTTAGATAGttgttttttccacttaacattaTTGCATAGACACTTTCCCATGTATTAAAGtcaaacatgatttttaatgattgCACAGGAGTCTTTATGTACTTTATCTAGCCAAGCCCCTACTGGTTTACATGGATCTAGAAaggaaaaatccagattttttcctccttctgtgtaGGGAAAACTCCAATTCTTCCGCACTGTGTTTCCCACCTGTGTGTCTCCTCTACCGCTCACACAGAACATTTCATTTCTGACACCTCTGATCACCCAGTGTGTGGGGAGCTTCCTCCACATCAAACAattctctgtgacaccagctgggtgtcctacaatctAACTCCATTCTGACACTATCTGCCTGGAGATCTCTCCCCAGAGATAACATCAGATCCCATGAGTTAAGGACTCAGTTCCTCAAGACTGCTCCCACCCAACATCAGATGCTGATCACAAGTAGTAGGTTCCCAGGTTACCCACAACTCCTGTCTGAGCTGATTACAAACTGGAGATTCCCACGACTCCTTCTTTGGTAGGATTAATTTGCCAGAGCAGCTCAAAGGACTCAGAAAGCATGTCTGTTTACCCGTTTATTAAAGAATGTgataaaggacacagatgaacaggCAGATGATGGGATACAGATGGTAAGgtttttttcaaaactgattcTGCACCAGACTGCTTCTCACCACTCCCACCACTGTCCTCCCTCCAACACAtcacctcctttctccttccttcctagaCAACTCCACTCTCCTCCACTGCCCATTCCCTGCACCACCCCCAGGGAGTCCTCTTAATATCCAGTCAGATCATGGCACTTCTCCATTCCCAGACTAGCCAGTGGCTCCCACCTCCCTGAAAATGAACCCAAGCTCTCTACTGGGATCTACGAGACCCTATGTGATCCTGCCCTCACCTCCCGTCCCAAGTCTCGTATCCCAAGACTGGCCTCCCATACTCAATTTCGCCACCCAGGCCTCTTAGCTCTTCCTGAAACAGGCTGAGCTCTTCTCTTCCACAGGCCATCTGCACTTGCTCCTTTCTCTGCCTGGGCCCcccttccccccctttttttttggatgtaGGGAGCTCTTTTATCAGAACTATGCATGGCCCAGCCTCCAGCTTCACTCAACCTCTGCTTCAATATCATCTCTGCAGACAGACCTTCACAAATCGCGCCACCTAAAacacagaccccacccccacctcattCCCTACCCCTATTCCTGGCTCTATTTTTTCTTATCCCTTATCTCTTCCTGCCATTATATTAcatgtttgtctgtttcttttttctcttccccattGCCATGTAAGGACCAGACTCACAGCACCGCAAATGTACCGGACATGTAGTAGGAACAAACATTTACCGactaaattaatatatttctgtGTGAATTGCCTCCTGGTGTCTTTTGCACATGTTGgtatgtttgacattttaaaattaatttttaaagacaaacgaacttatttataaaacagaaacagactcatagacatagaaaacaaacatatggttaccaggggaggaagtgggtgggaagggataaattgggagtcgagatttgcagatactaactaatctatataaaacagataaacaacaagtttatactgtatagcacagggaaccatattcaatatcttttagtaacctacggtgaagaagaatatgagaacgaatgtatgtatgttcctatatgactaaagtattgtgctgtaccccagaaagtgacacaacattgtaaactgactgtacttcaataataatatacttaaactttttttaaataaaattgatttttaagagcTGACtgtagaggaaataaaataatcttttgtcTGTCATACATAATAAGtatttttcctgtcattttctatttttctgtttcataaaacAGAACTCACAGctgtttctctttaaaagtgACTCTACCTTGTAGTAAATGCAGGTCCCTCCCCAGTTCTGTTGGTTGCTTTTGGTCTTAGTGGGTAACATTAtcgaacattttcatttttacctaTGTGTTCACTAGCACTTTAACAAAACACTGGAAGGGGCTGCCCAGAGGCTGCTAGCCAGGTGCTATTTAATCCTGAAAGTCAGGGACATGACTTAGCTACGACATATTTACTGCAGTCGTTAATGTGAACTGTTCGGAAGGAGCAGAAATGACACTGCATAAACTCCTCATTACTCAAAGCACAGGCAGCTATTCACAGGCTGGGGAAATCACAGGCAGCTGATGCTGATGCCAGTTCTTTGGGTATGTATCACATTCAGTTTGGCTACTCCCTAGAGGCATCCAGGTGTCTTATCTGAAGAGGCATGAACCAGTAAGATGGCCCAGAGCCTTAGAGAAGCGCGGGGTTTTGAAAATGCTTGGTCTAGGGATGACACAATGGCCACAACGAAGAACTGAGATTATGTCTGAAATCTCCTGTGCTTTTACTGGCCAAAGAGGAGGTTTGAAAACACTATGTGCAGACCCTATATATGGCATCAGAACAATCTTAGGAAAATAAGGAGCCCAGGTTATCAAGCTTGGTCTTTCGGGAAGTTCTATTCCACTCACCCTGGTCACCACTGGTCACTCTCAGGCTAAGGGAACACCTGCCCCACAGGCTCCCGCTTTCTTCCAAGTATTACAGATCTGCCAGCCCCTGAGCCTGGCGTCTATGACTTCACAGGGCCTTCAGCAAGGCCAGAAGGACGCCGAGACCATCCTGCCACTCTCTTGTTCATGAAGGTCTACCTTCCCCCTACAGTGAGCCTGGACTCGGAAGCTAGGCATCCCTGCTCTGAGAGTGCCGGTCTTTGGAAATTACTTAATTGCCTTGGGCCTTTTATTCATCATAAAAATGGGGTGGTGATATTCATattcagaggagaaaatgagagattGCAGTCAAAGCAGCTCCCACTGTGTCTAGCACAAGGCAGGAGCTCAACCCAGGTTCACATCCcttgtcctctgtctgctgccccAGAGTTTAAGGACGCCTCCTcccaagccctgctggccttaATTCCAGTGTCTGGAAACCTGCCCGTGAGCCCTTCAGTTATATTCCCTCTTCATGAGTGGAATGGGGTGAAGGTTCATTAGCTTGAGATCTCACGTGCCCAGGTATCCCAAGTAACTATGGTGATTCCCAAAGTGTCAGAGTGGCATATGCAGATTTGGACCCAACATGGGCCCTAAGTAGAACCTGAAcctttatatacattttcatgaACCCAGTTTTGCTTACCAGAATATGGAGGGTGTAGAGAGTGAGGATGCAAGAAGTGGTCTTCTGTTTTGTAGTTAACACGAGTGAAATATATGCCTCGGAAATATATGACTTCTGTGCTTAGTGACATGCGCTGGGTGATGTCAGCAGCTGCTATTCAGAATGCTATTACCTGCTATTACCTCAGAATTTACTGAGGTAAAATTAATggagcagtggggagggtatagttcaagcagtagagcgcatgctcagcatgtacaaggtcctgggttcaattcccagtacctccattaaaaaaaataattaaataaataagcctaattacctctccccaccccaaaaaaattACTGGAGCAAGAAAAAATAGTGattaaccaattaaaaaatgggcaaggacctgaatagacactgttccaaagaagacacacaagtgGCCAACAACATAAAatggtgctcaacatcactaaccatctgggaaatgcaaatcaaaaccacaatgaaatatcactgcACACATGTTACAGTGGTTATTATCgaaagacaagagataaatgctgacaaggatgtggagaaaagggaacccttgtgcagtgTTG
This Camelus ferus isolate YT-003-E chromosome 17, BCGSAC_Cfer_1.0, whole genome shotgun sequence DNA region includes the following protein-coding sequences:
- the CX3CR1 gene encoding CX3C chemokine receptor 1; the protein is MPTSFPESSFETLTYDDFAEACDMGDIVAFGKVFLAVLYSVVFACGLVGNLLVVFALTNSRKPKSITDIYLLNLALSDLLFVATLPFWTHYLINEQGLHNSTCKLTTAFFFVGFFGGIFFITIISIDRYLAIVLAANSMNNRTVQHGVIISLGVWAAAILVATPQFMFTKRIENECFSDYPEVLQDIWPVLCNLETNVLGFLLPLLIMSYCYFRIIQTLFSCKNHKKMKAVKLILLVVMVFFLFWTPYNVMIFLETLNLFDFFPSCAIKRDLRLALSMTETIAFTHCCLNPLIYAFAGEKFRRYPYYLYRKCLAVLCCHPGHVTFSPSLSESQRSRRESVLSSNFTHYTSDGDASIIL